The following are from one region of the Tachyglossus aculeatus isolate mTacAcu1 unplaced genomic scaffold, mTacAcu1.pri scaffold_89_arrow_ctg1, whole genome shotgun sequence genome:
- the LOC119924249 gene encoding olfactory receptor 10A3-like, whose amino-acid sequence MMRGNQSAVTDFILLGFSNFPELQFLLFVVFLIIYLIILVGNMVIVFIITLEQSLHIPMYLFLRILSILETCFSGTIVPKMLLILSTDHKTISFAGCAVQMYFILFLGVTECFLLCAMACDRYMAICNPLHYPIFMSKAVVTKLTAGSVMSGTVIAIIQTPWVFSFPFCGHNKVNHLFCETPPVLELVCGDTFLFEIYSYIGTVSVVMLPFLMILLSYIRILYTILKMSSTAGRQKAFSTCASHLTSVTLFYGPANLTYLQPKASYTAESKELLSLAYSPLTPLLNPLIYSLRSSEMKGALKKILRRKLCSSKL is encoded by the coding sequence ATGATGAGGGGAAATCAGAGCGCTGTGACTGACTTCATTCTCCTGGGTTTTTCCAACTTTCCCGAACTGCAGTTTCTTCTGTTTGTGGtgtttttaatcatttatttaatTATCTTGGTAGGAAACATGGTCATTGTCTTCATCATCACCCTGGAACAAAGTCTTCACATTCCTATGTACTTATTTCTGAGGATCTTGTCCATCTTAGAAACTTGCTTCAGTGGAACGATCGTCCCCAaaatgcttctgattctttcaacGGATCACAAAACCATTTCATTTGCTGGCTGTGCGGTGCAAATGTATTTCATTCTATTCCTAGGGGTTACGGAATGCTTTCTCCTTTGCGCAATGGCCTGTGATCGCTACATGGCCATCTGTAATCCCCTGCATTACCCCATCTTTATGAGTAAAGCAGTTGTCACCAAGCTAACAGCGGGTTCTGTAATGTCTGGGACAGTTATTGCCATTATTCAAACCCCTTGGGTATTTAGTTTTCCGTTTTGTGGCCACAATAAAGTTAACCACCTCTTCTGTGAAACACCCCCGGTACTGGAGCTCGTGTGTGGAGACACCTTTCTCTTTGAAATCTATTCCTATATAGGCACCGTTTCAGTGGTTATGCTTCCTTTCCTGATGATACTTCTGTCCTACATTCGTATCCTCTACACTATTCTGAAAATGTCTTCGACAGCAGGGAGACAAAAAGCCTTCTCAACCTGTGCTTCTCATTTGACTTCTGTGACCTTGTTCTACGGCCCAGCTAATCTCACCTACCTGCAACCGAAGGCCAGTTATACTGCAGAGAGCAAGGAATTACTCTCTCTGGCATATTCTCCGCTCACACCCCTGctaaaccctctcatctacagtttgagaagcagtgagatgAAAGGTGCACTGAAGAAAATACTGAGAAGAAAACTGTGTTCCTCAAAATTGTAG